One Nocardia farcinica genomic region harbors:
- a CDS encoding SDR family NAD(P)-dependent oxidoreductase produces MRDLRGRVAVVTGGANGIGKGLATRFLTEGMAVVIADNDRGDLDRATAELSALGEVLAVPTDVADATSVQALADAAVARFGAVHVLCNNAGVGGAQRFSTIGQATWEWTLGVDLFGVIHGCRIFLPILAAQDEAYIVNTASMSGFLTGGYLTPYNVSKAGVVSLTEGLAFEWAEEFPHIGVAALCPAYTATAIRHDERNAPPGHVPRAAADPALAEHREQVSRTIEQEGLPVSAVADLVVRGMAERRTHIFPHPEWLRLWAERVERVTAQAAPLP; encoded by the coding sequence GTGCGGGATTTGAGAGGGCGGGTGGCGGTCGTCACCGGCGGAGCCAACGGAATCGGCAAGGGGCTCGCGACCCGGTTCCTGACCGAGGGCATGGCGGTCGTGATCGCCGACAACGATCGTGGTGATCTCGACCGCGCCACCGCGGAACTGTCCGCGCTGGGGGAGGTGCTGGCCGTGCCCACCGACGTCGCCGACGCCACCTCGGTGCAGGCGCTCGCCGATGCCGCGGTGGCCCGGTTCGGCGCGGTGCACGTGCTGTGTAACAACGCGGGCGTCGGTGGGGCGCAACGGTTCTCGACGATCGGGCAGGCGACCTGGGAGTGGACCTTGGGGGTCGACCTGTTCGGCGTCATCCACGGCTGTCGGATCTTCCTGCCGATCCTGGCCGCGCAGGACGAGGCCTACATCGTCAACACCGCCTCCATGTCCGGCTTCCTGACCGGCGGTTATCTCACCCCGTACAACGTTTCCAAGGCCGGTGTGGTCTCGTTGACCGAAGGGTTGGCCTTCGAATGGGCCGAGGAGTTCCCGCACATCGGTGTCGCCGCGCTCTGCCCGGCCTACACCGCCACGGCCATCCGCCACGACGAGCGCAACGCCCCGCCCGGGCACGTGCCCCGCGCCGCGGCCGACCCCGCGCTGGCCGAACACCGCGAACAGGTCAGCCGCACGATCGAACAGGAAGGGCTGCCGGTCTCGGCCGTTGCGGACCTGGTCGTGCGTGGCATGGCCGAGCGCAGGACCCACATCTTCCCGCACCCCGAATGGCTGCGGCTGTGGGCGGAACGGGTCGAGCGGGTCACCGCGCAAGCCGCCCCACTTCCGTAG